In the genome of Impatiens glandulifera chromosome 6, dImpGla2.1, whole genome shotgun sequence, the window GAAGAACCGACGGAATGTAAAGGTTTGAGTCATCTACAGACAAATTAGTCGACAGTCAGAGTAGAATTACCTTTTTATCAGCACCGCGATTATTCAGCTTTGAATCTTTCTTATTAGCTGAAATCATTGATAATCATGCAAACGTCAATGAAAAACATCGCCTAGAGATAAAGAGAACAGAACTTTTGCAAATCCAAAGCGCTAAAACAAAACCTGGTTGAGTAGAATTAGTAAGATCCATGAGTTTACGGAGTTGCCGGAGTTTGGACGGTAAAACGTCGATCGATGAAGCATCGGGAGGCGGTGGTAGACGGCTATTACCGCCATGCGCCGCCTTGTAGTTCTTCTCCCTTCTTCTCTGTGCCTTCCCTCCCATccctttctttctctttctaaaacagatttgattttatttttttcgaaaGATATAGGTACCAAAATATTCCGGCCCAATAAAGCCCAATTGGTTAATATATGGGGTCAAGAAATGCGTTTACCGAGCctcatttaatttcaaaaatattttttactatcatTCTTTATGAATAACAATGGGCAGATTGGAACGGAAAACGCTTCTATCATTTTCATTCTGTTTTTATTTCGAGAATTCTTTTACTACCATTCCCATCTTATTCGATTTCAAAAAATTTCCGCAGGCACCATTTATAccgtattataaaaataaataattttttaaaataaccaaattatataaacagttttttttattataatatatattgtattatattttaatataatatatattgtaatatattaaaattttatattattataaagaaataaacttaaaactcttataaaatataataaattaataaatatattaataattttatatatttaattatgtttttagtgTTTGGGGTATAATCGGGGTGAAATCGAGACGGTTTGGGGagggggacacaaatatcattcccGGTCAAACCGGAAAAAAACGCCCAAAACGGAACAATTCAATTTGATTACCCTGGGTGACGTTTGATTTGAGATAATTTTCGTGAGGCAACTTTATACGataaaatcttaaaacaaatacaaaatattataatattatatatatatattgtaatatattaaaattttatattattaataaataatataaaatataaagaataaataaatatataaataagattatatattcaattatatttattagtgttcAGGAAAAAATCATATTGAAATCGCGGCAAAGAACACAAATAACATTTCGTCTTATTCACGTTCGATTTTGAAAAAACCCTTTGTTAGGGACAATTCGAGTAAAAAGCGCGGGacaaaattagaagaaaatTAAGACGAggaacacaaataccatccgGAAAAAACCCATCTGTTAGGGAcagttcaataaaaaaaaaaaagcgcGTGACTAGTTATAATTGATATCCTAGCCTCAATCTTTTAAATGGGCTTCATGAAACTTTTGGCCCATTTTTTAAAAGGCAAGGCCCATAAGTAATAAAACCACAATATAAGGATTTGACCGTTTAcactctttcttcttcttcgactCCACCCTTGAACGGCGGCCATTACAACAGCGATTGAAAGCTTCAAAATTCCTCTGTATCTCGTCGATCGAGTAACTAAACTCGCGTTTGCGATCTGGGTTGTCGAAAACCTAGCCGGAAcaggttttagggttttgaaagAAGATGGGAAAAGCAAAGAAGAAGAATGGTCCTAAATTCGCTGTAATGAAGAAGATAGTCACTTCTAAGGCAATTAAAGAGTATGTAAACATACCCTTTTTCTCTCTTAATACTCCATTGCATTGTATTCCATGTATAATTGACTGTTTGAATCCTTATATTATCTATATGAAGGCATAAAGAAGCTGTTTTGAATCCTAACAAGAAAGATTTGACACTTGAAAAGCTTCCTAGAAACGTGTAAGAACTATTTTTTTCATGTGATAATTTGAGTTAGATGAACAGTTTTTTGTGTATatgagtttgatttatgtttttcttttgcAGACCCTATATTTCATCTGCTCTTTTCTTCAAGTATAACACTGCTTTAGGACCACCTTATCGTGTTCTGATTGATaccaattttattaatttctccaTTCAGAATAAAGTGAGTTTTTTCTAATGATATCtagtttgattaaatttttattgattCTGATTGATTGAAGTTTTGTTGAATTCCTTGTGATTATGCAGTTGGATTTGGAGAAAGCAATGATGGATTGCTTGTATGCAAAGTGTATGTTAACTTCTCTAGTTCTTCCTAAGGATTGGTTATGGCTGATACCATCGGGAACACTTAATGAAATTTAGTCAAAATTTTATTGGTTGGGTTTGTGttcttgttttttctttaaGTTGGTTTTGGATTATGCAGGCACTCCTTGTGTAACAGACTGTGTGATGGCTGAGCTTGAGAAGTTAGGTGTGAAGTATCGAGTTGCTTTGAGGTTTGTTATCTACTTTTgggattttgttttgattagaacaaaatattcatttagAATTGAAAACCCTAGCGCTTATTTGTAAACATTTATTGGGTTCCATTGGAAACACTTTATTGAGTTGGAGTTGAGTTTGGACGAAATAACATGAACATATTTAGAACAATGTGAAGTATCGAGTTTGCTTTGAGGTTTATTATCTACTTTTGgtattttgtttggatttgaACAAAAGATTCATTTAGATTTGAAAACCCGAACCTTATTTGTAATCCTCTATTGGGTCCATAGAAAACACTTTCTTGAGTTAGGAATTGAGTTGGACGGAATAACTtgaacatatttattaatatatgtctaATTAAGGTCTATTTCAGAAcattatctcatctaaatcagtACCCGTCAATAAACAAGTGTTTCCGAGGAAATTTATTGATGGTTTCTTGTTAAACCCATCTCCAGCTCTAGGAAAGGGCTTCCAAAGTTTAAAAACACTTTCTTGAGCTGAAACTAGGTTTAGATGAGAAAATGtttaacaaatttatgaaaatatcatATAGAAATACTTTCTGCAGATGGAGCTATGTTTAGATGAAAaaatgtttaagaaatttatgaatatatatcaaCGTTTTCAAGGAAAATTTATCTGCTTTTCTGTCCAAATTCAGACTCAGATCCAGCTCTTGAAGGTGTTTCCAAGTGGGTTGTTTATGTATCTGGATTCGTTTccaaatacataacataaatcagtttttttaaatttgtatttgattaaattttgtttctaaATGTTTTGTAGAAAATAGATTCAGGTACATAAGTTCTATCATACCTTgtggatttatttattttcttttgaacaaCTAGGATAGCGAAGGATCCTCGGTTTGAAAGACTTCCTTGCACACACAAAGGAACATATGCTGATGATTGTCTCGTTGATAGAGTTACTCAAGTATATTACCTGACCATATTTATGGATTTTTTACTTTCTAAGGAATTTCGTTTACCCGATCTAATCTTATTCTTATTTCTATCTGAAAAAATAGCACAAATGCTACATAGTTGCCACATGTGATAGAGATCTGAAACGAAGGATTCGCAAGGTGGAGTAAAAAAGCTAGTCTATTCTTATTTTCTTGCTACGGTTTGGATTCTGAAgcaatattttgtgtttttcctTTTCGAATGAGCAGATTCCAGGTGTGCCCATCATGTATATCACACAACACAAGTATTCAATTGAGCGATTGCCCGAAGCTACAATTGGTGGAGGTATTTTTTCTAAGCTTGTTCTTTTGCGATGATATACATATATGGTTTCACCATTTATTGACTGTTCTAAACCCTTTATAATGCAGCTCCAAGGATTTAAATAGGAAAATGGATGGTTTTGCGGATGAGATTGCAAATCGGAAACTACTTCCGTGGAATTTCTTACTTTTTGTATTGATAGATCGTTTTGGAGCATTTAAAGATTTTTGTATGGTTTCGTAAGTCGAATTTGatatagttttgttttattaatcgACGAAGAACCATTGTTGATTTGAGACAAGGCTATTATTTCCGAAAACATATGTATACAAGTTGTTCTATGAAGGCCAAATTTTGTTTAGTTTAGTTAAAATATAGATTTATCTTACAAAATCTTTCCAACAAATTGTTcaaattttatgattattttgattttataaaaacaaagttaatttatatttatacattaaaaaaaaaatacttttttaaataaataaactcatataattcattttataattataattaattttagtgttATTTCTTGTttgttcattattattattataaattgttttcatGAAAGAATAGTTCTATATTGGGTTTTTTACTAAAAATCCttatattaaatcttattttttttaaaaattatatagtaatttaatttttgaatatagaagaaaattagaatgatttaatataattcatttttacatcaaataattattattcttttacaaACAACCCAACATAAAATAAGCtccaaaacaatttttttaatttttttttaaaatctcaaataatttaaacataaaataagcTCTAAGTcaagttaattattttcaaaaaacacaataaaaatatcaaataatccAACATTATACAAA includes:
- the LOC124942463 gene encoding rRNA-processing protein FCF1 homolog, with translation MGKAKKKNGPKFAVMKKIVTSKAIKEHKEAVLNPNKKDLTLEKLPRNVPYISSALFFKYNTALGPPYRVLIDTNFINFSIQNKLDLEKAMMDCLYAKCTPCVTDCVMAELEKLGVKYRVALRIAKDPRFERLPCTHKGTYADDCLVDRVTQHKCYIVATCDRDLKRRIRKIPGVPIMYITQHKYSIERLPEATIGGAPRI